In Engraulis encrasicolus isolate BLACKSEA-1 chromosome 15, IST_EnEncr_1.0, whole genome shotgun sequence, the genomic window tgcgagttccactcgtTATTTTTTTGCATGCAACCTCCTACAGTTGAAAAGTTCATTGCGAACTATGCGTttcactccaaaaaataaagagaaaaaaagaacagtatccagtgtgctgtgtttaattaacttttcatattgatcaggTTCTCCTACAGtaccttacacctgcacctggacaactgaagggttgtgcacaaggactttcataACCTCCTAAAGTCGTTTAAtaaagttgtttgtttttgttttacttttttaaaaattataatGATCAAAAAGAGTTGTGAAAAAAGAGGGTGCacattaatataataataataataatgataataataataataatacaaggtATGCAGctgaaagtgcttaacaaattgATAAACACCAATGCtaagaatgaaaataaaaagtgagaaaagagagacagaaacaacaaAGAATAgcaagaggacaagagaagaaacTAGACAAAATAGAGGAAATAAGTAGATATATAAATAAGTAGATGTAGAGAAAATTAAATTAGGAGTTTAAAGAAGACATCATAGTCATAAGGTCCACAAGGGTTAGGCCCAGGATAAGTGGTAAATAGTCACAGTGAAtggggcgctcagatgtggcccctggtggcaacaagggtgaggaaaaactcccttttcacttggTTTATTGTTAAAAGGGGGagaaagctcaatgaggtctgagaaaaaaaacatagtcaagaagaaacctcaggcagagagcTGAttagagaaatgtaatttcaaattctttgtatgaccagtgcatgtaaagaaattgacaataaaacctacttgacttgacttgacttgattaacaCGTATGTCTGTCTCACCTCCGCCGATGCTGGTCTTGACCTTGTCAAAGTGTTTTTTAGGCAAGATGGACCGTCTGCTGGTTTTGCTAGCTGCCGCGGCTTCTTAATGCCGGCCAGAACCTTCAGCTTGTCCAGCAGAGTGGCCTTCATGGTCTCCACCACTGGTCCGTCCCTCTCCCACCTCTCGGCCCacagcctcctcctccactccacctgcCTGCTCCTGATCACTTCCTGGTCCTTGAACAAGATAAGACATCCTCAATGTCAGCCAGGAACCTTGTATCTcctcttttcattttttaaaaaaaaatgttttaacttaTTATTATACTTTTCTAAATAATGATTTCAGCATTAAAGTTGTTGTAACAAAGGCCTACAAATATAAGATTACTCATGGAGCCTGACCAGTACTATGAATAAAGAATGAATTCAAAATAATTGTCCCCACCGACAAAGTTTGAGAAGCACCATCAGGCCATGATGATCCTTACATATACCAAGATTACAATATTCAGATCACTCATTTTGAGTAACTGTATTCACATTTAGTAACCCAATGGATTACGTTACAAACTCCATTTTGAACCattaaaaacaaaggaaatacgcaCTCCGAgcttctaaattgacaatccggtgcaaccagagcaagACTAGTAATAAGTGCAAGAATCTAATAAGGGAAAAGgatctggtgccacacagatgtctattttctgttattcattttttcagtgcagtaagactaacgtttctaTGTACTAATGTCCTAACGTTACATTTTGAACCATATTCTCTGTAGTGTGTAGGGGAATAATACATTTAACAAGTGAccttcccaacactgatgatgaTTGGCCAGGGGCGTTAGCAGCAGTGGGGCTCTGTGCACAATTTGCTCCAATACCCCTCCAGCGATATATCTAGGCAACATAAATCAGACGTTGTGTGGGGCCCTCTATacatatggggccctggtgactcagtcacactttacccccctgtgcgACAACCCTATGATTGGCCACAGGCCACTTACCCACTGATGCGCCTCCGCCCTCTCCTGCAGGAGAATACGCTGCCTGGCCGTCTCCTGCTGTAAGGCCTCAATGTGGAGCAGGAGCTTCTGTACCTCTATCGTGCTGACATACAGCACCctgtcctgctcctgctcctgatcctgctcctgctcctccactgTCGCGGAGCTGGCGGCTGCTGCAGCCGTCATGATAGGCCCTACATAGAAATAAGTCACTATCATTACACAAGAACGGGTGTATTGCTGTTAAGTGCTTACAAATAGccatttaggcctatattcaagAACGATGCATTATATTATTCTTGTTGTGAACTTTTGAGGGCTATCACTCCATACACTGGTGAAAGGAGATCTCATGATGTGGAAATTGGTCACTAGCCTACCATTATACAGTTCGTGTAGACGCCTCAGGGCGGCGGTGTTGCGAGTTATTAATTCAGTAGGCCTAAGACTTATGCCCAAGGTTTGTTGTAATTCTAAAATATAACTCCCATTAATATAACATGCTCCACCAACTTCAGGGGGGGCTGCTGAGACTTACTCTTTGTAAGATCATTATTCTTGCGGATCTTATACAGCGTCCTTTTAATCGCTGCGTGTTCCattgtgctgagagagagagagagggagggttagTTTCCAACCGCACCATAACACTTTCACTCGATTTCCCCCCCTCAAAACATTTAGTAGACACATAAATTCACCAAACATCATTTAGGCCTACCTTCCGCAGTGCATTTGATTAggcagtagcctaggcctacgttGTAATCACTCACCTTTAAATCAGAAGATGAACGTTCATCGAAGATAAATCCTTGCTCGCTTTCTCATACAATAAAATGAATGAGGTGTGTTGACCGATGATGAATGAACTTGTTGTTTATGACGTCTACAATGGAACGAAGATTTTGTAGGACCATTAGCTACTGTCAATGATGATTATAGGACGTGCGTCAACTTTTATGACGTCCCAGATAGCGCATTGGAACGGAGCGGGGCCGaagcagagatactgttgctgcGGCCGAAGCCGCTGTAGGCTAGCTACCAGTCCATTTAATTAAAATGATCTTTGTACGGTGTCATACAACTGTAATGATCCTACGAGACTGCCTGATGAACAGGACATAGACTGGGCCTCCCTCGAAAACGTTAACTTTGGAAAaataaaacatagcctacacacatttCATaagcaaaatataggcctatagcccaaagtgtggactcacctgcTCATTTAGCCTAATTAattatctttatttttgtggctatttacagaacttagtacatttcagggagggcatcaacactgtgaatgaacacatgtagcctatagtTTTGTAGGTGTAGCAGGATGGAATTGGCATTGCGTAATAGGAGTGATTGACAGCTCGTGATTGACAGCAAGGGGCGGGCTTAAGTCTATTTAGACACTGGTAGACACTGGTTTCCGGTCTCGCTTCCGTTTCCATTGGGACCTGTTGTTTTGGTGTGAGGTTGGGCTGTGTTGGCCACCGAGAGGCCGCGGATGAACTGCGAAGAGCGGCGTTACTCACCTGCACTTGTGATCGTTTGAAGCGCACTGTAACCTACGTGGCGCTTAGGAGCCAGGAGCTGGCTGATAGGCCAGTTAGCCTGCTCGAGGTAATTGGTGTGGCGTGGCGATCCTTGGAAACGCTGTGCCGGTGACTCGCTTGTTTTAAGCTTTCATCGGCGGCCCCTCCGGCAAGAACCAGCCAGTGTGGTGCGCCTACATGTCCTTCGGCTGCTGTTTCGCTGGATAAGTTGGTTAGAATCTCTGTGTCGCCCCTGCTTCACCCGCTGCTTGTCTGTGCTTTGCTCTGCTGGGGTTGGGGAAGTACCCCGCTTGCTGGCCACGCTTACCCCTCTGCCCTGCTTATGCTTGTCTGAGGGTGCGCAGTTTCGGGACCCTTGCCTGCTATTCGCCAAGCTATTATTTCTTTTCATTTGATTTACTTTTGcatgttttgttattttgcttcTGCATGTTTATTTTGGTTTTCTTTATTTTGCTTGCTGCATGCTCCCATTTTGCTTGCCCTGCTCCCGCATGCCTGTGTGCTCTGCTGCTTGCTTTAACTATTTGTGTGCCGGTAGCTATAGCTATCCCTGTTGCTAAGGGTTATATGTGTGCAGTgcctattttgtttatttatccttcttttcatttcatttactgtgtgcattatctgtgtgtttaatttactttattttgcatttactttattttgcatttattgtgtTTATTTTGGGTTTAAGGTGGGATCAGGGAACTCTTGGTAACTGCTACCTCCCTCAGCAGTTTGGGTAGTGcctagggtgtgtgagtgtgtgtgtgtgtgtgtgtgtgtgtgtgtgaaggagagagtccTTACTAGTATTCCTTTTTTTGGGGTCTAGTGGAACCCATTGAGTGTAGTACGTCGGCAGCCTGGTGGTGAGAGGAACCCCTTGTGTGCGCACACAGTGAAAGATAAGTAGTACTACAGATCCTTATAGGTTTAGtgatctcagtggtgccccaggcTGCACGACCAGGTTCATTCCTTTCTCTCttacttgcgctctctctctctctctctctctctctctctctctctctctctctctctctctctctctctctctctctctctctctctctcgggggccCCTCCCCCGCTACTGTGTACTGTGCCCGATCGGGCTTTTTGCGACCTTGCACATTGTTTTAATATTTTTGTCTTGCACATTTGTACAACAATAAAAGAGAATTATATTTGGGATCCCGTCTCTGTCCTGTGTATTTCGA contains:
- the LOC134464257 gene encoding uncharacterized protein LOC134464257 — protein: MTAAAAASSATVEEQEQDQEQEQDRVLYVSTIEVQKLLLHIEALQQETARQRILLQERAEAHQWDQEVIRSRQVEWRRRLWAERWERDGPVVETMKATLLDKLKVLAGIKKPRQLAKPADGPSCLKNTLTRSRPASAESIKVDIWTQSKMWLKRFSLKRQTQHAPATNPVPSAPSDDLPSPPLAFVKQSEHPQTKYQISLVALEEIRSLERKVREADGQF